In Hyperolius riggenbachi isolate aHypRig1 chromosome 1, aHypRig1.pri, whole genome shotgun sequence, the genomic window AAAAAGTAATGTTCTAACGTTGTTGACGATATTTATCACacccccttttttctgcttttttcgccatattaccaataattgcattagagtctatggcggcgcccttttcgtccaccctcagccgcgcccttttttcctgctaccaaatCTATcaagggatatgtttattttgtatgtactcgttcatctctggttttctttaaactggCTAGATTTATTATTGACTATTAACTAATCGTATGTTACCGTAAAGAAAAAGATTATTAGCCAGGTTCTCGTTATATGTCAGTCTAGAGACAAAATCAAATGCAGGGTTCATAAACTACATATTAATAAAGTGAAGGTAAagaaaaagtaaagtaaaaactAATGTTTCAGACTTGCAATCACCTCTATTGTATCACAGGCTGCAAGTAAGCAATTCAAATGCAAATTAACCGTAGCAGTGTTTACTTTTCACAGTGTATACAAAACATGACCTGACCAATCACAGCCCTTCCCAGCCTCTGCCTGCCCAAATCCCCTCCTATATAAAGGCCACCTTCTCTCTTCCTGTCTATTCATCCTCTAGTAGGAGACCTGCTGCTTTGCTGCACTATTGCTGAAGGTTTGACCATATTTTGCTGCAAGATAAAAATGGAATTTGCTTTCGAAGTGTTGAAAACCCTGGAAGGAATTATCAGCTTGGCCTCCCGAGGACTTCAGAAGATCAAACTCCAGGAGAGATTCCACATCATGAAGAGGCTCGGAGAAGGTGGATTTGGGGCAGTTCTGTTGGCGAAGGAGAAGACTACAGGTTAGTGGAATCATTAATAATCTCATAATCTATACATTGCAATGTTGTTGCTTATGTCGTGCCCTCCCCTTACCTACTACACCAGTCATGTAGGGGATTTATCAGGGCCTTTTTCATTTTGTCCAGCCAGTCCTGTGATACAGATAGCCCAGCCGGTATAGCCAGTTCTGCAGGCTACTAATTATTAAAATATTTGCTAAATATATCTAATTGAATACAGTTTAGATTTAACCTTTTTATATAGTTGGCATTTTGGAGTATTCAGTTACTGTTTCTCTATTTACAGTTGGGACATTTAAATATATTTCCCAGCAATCATTTaggttttttttcccatttatgcCGTAGAAGTAATTTTTGGAATTGCATTGAGAGAAttgtttttaatacatttctGTCTGTGTACTGTTTCCCAGCTATCATggcacaaacatttttttttttattttttagttcctGTGTATTCAGAATAAATATGGCTTCATAGGCCTTTACTAAAAAGCTTTCTAAACAGTGTAGGCTGTTTAAAATGCACCCATGCTTATGGTCCAACCAAACTTTTaaaccatttttttaaaggtatacATGGACTTATCTTtattagaaatttttttttttaacttataatttttttttgtatcaagTAAAtgcttggggcctgattcacaaagtggtgataaccaagttatcacgcctaaaagacttaagCCGTGATaaactttgcaccgctgagttagcaccgctttgtgctggtgatcgcgcgcaaagttaatTCCGCGCGCAGCACCCATAGGgtgtaatgggcgcatcgcgctgtGCGCTGCGCGATTGCGCGTGAAAaactttgcacgccagtgaaaagtcctttatcacgcctaaactcagtttagacgtgataagaagaaactcgcgcaaaaTTCCCGCGggcaaacagtttgcaccgctttgtgaatcaggccctaaaggtgcgtacacacatgcgactatagtcgtttgaaacgatcattccccgatcgtttcaaacgacgatcgtttaaaaaaaagcagccaacgaccattaagtctaacgacggacgagctagatcaatAACAactaacgatctagcttggcggattttttccaacgacgatcgtttgcaaaagtagtacatcgttggaaatggtcgttcgtactaggcttgacatgcacatttcactatttctccatagaactttttatttttatgcgcaggcgcaatagttgcttttacgtgatgtaacgttcgttctaacgatctgatcgttacacaccttttaaaactaacttttttaggtcgttctttcatcaattaaaagtttgttcatcgttgacaacgaacgatcgttgtcgcatgtgtgtacgtagctttagtcttgaaacaaaatcacATGGCATACATAAAATGTGTATTAAAAACAATAAACCCCCTTAGTACTTAGTTTGTGCTAAATTGCTTATGtatataattttttctttttacacagaTCAGAAGATGGCACTAAAGATGATGGAGAGAGCTACAACAAACAAGAGGAAATTCCTTATGGAATTTGGAATCTCAGCCTACCTGTCCTCCCATCCAAATATCGTGCAAAGATACACGATGATCTTCAAGACCGAGGAGTATTTCATATTTAGCCAAGAAGTGGCACCTCTTGGAGATCTCTTCGATTTTATACTACCCGATGTAAGTATTATGGCATCTCCTGGTACAAGTTTGTTtcacatttatatatattttaaaatagaAAAGTCCTAATGATTCTTGTATGTCTTTCAGCTTGGACTTACAGAAGGCACAGTGAAGAATTGCATGGTGCAGATCTCGGATGCGCTACACTTCATGGCAGAGAAGGAGATTGTGCACATGGACTTGAAACCTGAAAATGTATTAGTGTTTGAACGAAATTGTCAACGTTTGAAGGTGACTGACTTTGGACTGGCTCGGATTAAGGGAACGACAATCAGAGGACAGTCTGGCACCATCTTTTATAAAGCACCCGAGCTATGCCAGCTTACAGGTAATGAAGAATTGTTTGTAGACTCGAGTATTGATGTGTGGGCGCTTGGAGTGATGATGATCTGTCTGATGACTGGGGAATTTCCATGGGAGAAGGCAACGCTTGAGGATCCCAATTTTAAAAGTTTTGTCGACTGGCAGAGCCATTCAAAATATGATGATCCTCCAGCACCATGGGACGAGCTGTCCTCCTCAGCGCTAAGTGTGTGTAGGAAtcttttggccatagaccccCATCACAGATGTGACACAAGTGACCTTTGGCTGCTCATGGAAGAGCTATAGGACTGCATTAtaagaaaatgataaatcatcatcatcatcaaatcAAAGTCTTGTCTATCATATATTCTCTGTAGGCAACCAACCGAGGCCAGCATCACTGAGGAGTTCTACTGGGAACAATGAGTCATTTCTATATTCAGGCCCATGTGTTTCCCTCCCTGGCTCCACCTTTTCCTGTGCATctcagcatcattctctgcagaaCGGGATTCCCTTCATTCTATACAGATAAGTACAGTTTACATATTACAATTATTAATTTTATACAATGtctgtggctggaaagtgtattggttaagggctctacctttcACATGGGTGACCCGGGTTcatatcctggctagggtcagtacctattcagtaataagtccttgggcaagacttcctaacactgcagggtggaccCTTGAGTGTATCCCAGTGGCtgtagctcaagcgctttgagtccaacaggagaaaagtgctagacATGTTAGGCTTATTAATACAAAAACTGCTAAGTAACAAGGTTTGTGAATCCATAGTGAAATGTATGGAAACTCCAGCACTAATTTTGAGAGGAACAGTTTCCTGAATCTTTTCTGATTACACTGCATGATGTCCTTACTTGCAGGAATCACTTGCAGTTGCTGCCTACAAATTAGCAGGGCTGATGGCCGCCCATAAATGTTCCTAGAAAGTAAGGTCATCGGGGGAAATGTAAGTTACAAGTGGATCCCAATATTACAGCGTCATGTAGCATGCTGGCTGAGCAAGGCTGGAGGACCATCTAGCTAGAAAATCAGGATAAAAGTTTATATGAATAGTTTGTGTAGATCATTGACATATTTGGTTATTTAACTTTTGGAACTGTTTACATAATTTCTGCTCTGCCTACCAGCATACTTTAACCAACGCAAATAGCATATGCTTATCCAAAGTCATTATTGTGATATTAACCTTTTtatatatttgtgtatttttaGGAAGGCCTACCTGAAACCACTGAAAGGAGAATCAAAACCATACCAGGTGCATAAGGTTGTAACTGGTAGAGCTATATGCAGTTACACCTCCCATGCACCGGgtggtgtttttgaaaataatcaTCTGCCACAGTAATCAAGCCTGGAAGCAGTGTGGTCATTAAAAAAACCATTGTATTTTATACATTTCTCTGCTGTCATTAGTATGCTTAAACGTAGCAAGTGATATTAAACATTAATTTCTTTAATTTAGGTATTCCTGCCTGGGCCACTAAAATGAAAAGGAAAGTTCCATTTGCAAGGCTGTAACTGGCATAGATACTTGTATGTAATCTAGTTATATTCTTTGGACATATGCTGCCTAATTTGTCtaagaaaatcttttttttttcctatagtcTGCTCGTGGAGACATACAGCCTATCGTATCGGATCAGCTGATTTCGGTGCACGGCTCAGAGCTGAGCGCCGAAACTGGGTGCCTCATAGCAGCAGTAATATGCTATGCGGGGCCCGTagtggtaattcggggctctagtgactgccagaccctgaattacatctccctccgagttgcaacaacttggaggggggatagtatttaacgccgcctcagagtttagcggcagcggtgagagccgtcattcggctctcaccgcgCCTAACTGAGCGGCGCCAAATTGATATGCACCTACAGCCTATGTGGGTATTATAGCTGTTTTAGCTCTAACATTCTAGCAGTGGTTGTTTGGGGTACAAGTATAGTCTATTTTATTACATCTCAGGTGGTTGTATGGTATTAAGTAACTTATCTGCTAAATTCATATACCTTATATGGGCATGAAAATCACATTTTGTCCACCGTAACATTCTACCTCCTTTGATGCCTGATGATGTCCTAGTTGTTCCTATAAAGTAAAAACATCAGGGGAGCTTCAAGCTACAAGTGGTACCCAAATTTGGGGAAGACACAGTACATATTGTCATTTGGGTGGACATGCAGCCTAAAAATGCTGTTTGTATTGATACACTGCTTAACTATGCTGTTTGGGGAGACATGTTGAATAACTTAGAGAAATTAGAGATTATGGCTGTgcagggcattgctaggatcctggtAGATCCAGGGCATCTGCACCGGAACAAAAAATGGGAGTGACCACATAACTAAGTGGCTTGGTCATCGGTGggtccaaatgtacatgaacttagtagCGATTTAACTTAAAGACAATGGGCCTGACTGGCAAGATGGTGGCTAAAACCACACACTCGATGAGGCCATGATTCAGGCTGGCAGATAGGCGagcctttaacctcctgggcgatacaataatatcgccagggggcggcgcagcacatttttttttaattattttttttaatcatgtagctagccccaccccctccgatcacctccggcactcaaagcaaacaggaaatcccgttcagaacgggatttcctgtttggcttccccggtcgctatggcgacgatcgggatgatgtcatcgacgtcgtgacgtcagagggagtcccaatccacccctcagtgctgcctggcactgattggccaggctgcgcatggggtcttgggggggggagcagcacGGCACGACGGGTAGTGGCAAATcagcacggagcggcggcgatcggtatatacacgcagctagcaaagtgctaactgcgtgcaacaaagaaaaaattatgcaaatcggcccaccagggcctgagaaatcctctgtggcggcttaccccaagctcagctcgggattatcccccagagggttaaaaggaCAACTAGGGTGacacatgacatgatgagatagacatgtgtatgtactgtgcctagcacacaaattactaggctgtgttctttttttccatttctctgcctgaaagagttcaacaTCAGGTataaaagtgacagtttctctctgggtcagactatagcataacgctcactgataagtaattatagcaataaaacactttcctgtcagtaaatggcttctgagagcaggaaagatcttaaaagggtaaataattcatagatttgagctttagcatacttcagtgaaggggTCATTGAGCAgggacaataaaacagtaaaaacttaaaaactagacttaaatataaaataaaactgtgggatatctaaataaGTCATTTTACAAGAATCAGGATAGAtgcaattttttccccacatcagtttattttcacctcggatgtcctttaacactgcacatagtggGGACACACAATGTAAACACTACACACCTGACTGAGCCGTTGTGAATGAGATTTTATGCCACTCCTGATTAAtccattcaactgattttgtatTTAAATCAGGCAAATAATTGATTGGCCAGCCATGTTGTAGTACTGTAATGTATTGGCACCCCCACCATCTCATTTTGCAACCCTGACCCTTCAGTGTTCTTACACTCAGCCACCCACCTTGCTCCCatttctgctgctgccacatgtcaccaCCTCTGCTCATCCCCTCATCTCTGCTTCAGGTATTTCTACTTtcacctccctctctcccccctcacAACCCCTAGGCCTTGGGTTGCCTGGTTAATCATCTCCCTTATTTGACATTAAACAGTGGCAAAAACTACAGTCCTCTAACGTTTGCCTGTGGAGTCATGCTAAGCATCCTCTTGCAGCAATGGCCTGGAGCCTTGTTCTTCCTGACAGACAGGCATACACTTAGAGCTGCATTCTGACATCACTGCACTTTTTACAATCAGTACTTCAGACATGATTGTGAAAGTGCAGCGATGTCGGAATGCAGCTCTGAGCATGTGCCCTCCTGTCAGAAAGAACACAGCTACTGGGCATTTCTGCAGGGGGATCATTATaagtaacaacaacaaaaatcaaaTAAATAGAGGGGTTCCCTTACATTTTCATGCTGGTTCTCAGTGAGAGGCTGACAACTGAGATCCAGCAGCAGCGGGCTGGAACAGAGCCGGTAGGCGGGTGCTCACTGTCATGTGCCAGCATCATGTGAGGGGCGGTGACAATGGATGCACCAACTTACATTTGCTAAAGGTTTTTGAGTTGTAATTTTCCATGCACCCCCCTTATCTTAAGAGTCTCTTCATTGCACTTTGAGAAGGCAGAGTACTAAGTTAACAAGCAGGCCTGACCTCGCTGGAGGACAGGCCCTTTGCCCAACAGTACTAAAGACGTCAGTAAAGGTGGTCTCCATCCGGCCAAGTGTGGTTAATGAAGGATGGCAGACTTCCTCCCTGTCATTTTTCTAGAGTTCCCACTGtttgggcctgttcagactatgcgcgttcctagacgttttcagggaatTGGCTGGgtcccaaaaacgcatagaaacggctcctaatgcttttgaatgggctagttcacatgtatgcgtatgagatgcatacgtttctcatccgcattgctgcacgcagttctatgcgtcacgcatagaaacggacacaatgaaagtctatggacgcgtatcaaaaacgcgtactattgcgtttttagcgtccggtttcctctgcggttcccataattcttttttttcccctgggtcacgtgtgtgtgcaaaacgcaatagaatacgcatttttcaacttgcgtttctttgattttaaacgcattcttcatacgcagatagtctgaacaggcccttaaatgTCCAGTATTTTAAACTCTGGTTATGGATTAATATTAATGTGCTGGGAGCTAATAATATCACCAATAAGATTTTTCGTGATCTCTTCACTGTTTGAACATTTTAGAAGGCATGGTATTTTCCTATAATGTATGCTTTGATATAAGAATGGTTTGTTCAGAAATAAGCTGAGTATCTTTCTATGCCGTTGTGTTTGCACTTACTTGTAGCCAATGTTGTATTGTACAATTGTTACTTTCTACCACAAAACTTTTAATACAAATTATTGAAAGAGTCTATAGCGGTGAactcaaacttttccagaagtttgaCTTCGACattcgcaaacccaaaatctcTACCTGCCAGCGCGGGACATTTGCAGCGGCTGAATGGGTGAAACacttcccacattgcgattattttctagtgaaacattgccgcttTACGAATATTTTATATTGAGACATTGCcgcgttacaattattttctagtgaaacattgcctcATTACAATtatattatggtgaaacattgccacattatgattattttatggtgaaacattgccaggtTATGATTATATGGTGAAACTgctgcattgcaattattttctagtaaaacattgccacattacaattattttctagtgaaacattgccgcgtTATGAATATTTAATGGTGAAACATTTCcagattacgattattttctagtgaaacattgccttaatatgattattttctagtgaaacatttctgcgttatgattattttctagtaataCCTtgccacattactattattttgtaGTGAAACGtttctgcattacgattattttctggggaaacattgccgcatttcgATTATGTTGGGGTGAAACATTGCcagattatgattattttatggtgaaacattgccatattacgattttatggttaaacattgccacattacccatattttctagtgaaacattgctagattatgattattttatggtgaaacattgtttCATTACGATTTTATGgttaaacattgccacattataattattttctagtgacaaGTTTCTGCGTTACaaatattttctggggaaacattgccgcattacgattatattctggggaaacactgccgcattattattattttctggggaaacattgccgcattatgattattttttgggaaaacattgctgcattatgattatattCTGGGGAAACATTGACGCATTATTAATATTTTTATGGGGGCACCACTGGGGGACAGGTTCTAGCAggaagtgacaaaatggctagaggtgcccctgactgtggGAGTGAACAAAGCTACTGTGTTCCCTGGGCTGCCAGAAGATCTAACCagtgaaaaggaggggggggggggggttaaatcaTGGCCAACACATTTGAGAGTTTTGCATACAAAGTTAAATAGCAAAAATAAGCCAATCTCTGTGTTGCACAAAATTAATTTTACAAGAGTAAACAGTTGTCTGCTGTAAATATTGTCTGGCTTGTTGAACATCTTCTGTTGATGTGCAATTTGTTTCCCCTCTACTTATACTCAAAGCTAAGGACAAAACTACTGTTTACAGGCTATTCTCATACAGCCTGCAGTAGCACAATGTCCTCCTAGcacaagtgtggccacactgactccaccccctgctgggcagctccATAGACAGGGTTACTGACTCCGCCCTCCTGCTGGGCAGCTCCATTGAGAAGGTTACTGACTCCGCCCCCCTGCTTGGCAGCGCCATGGAGAGGGCCCTGCATATTCATATGGTAATGAGGTGATACCAGAGTAACTGCACAAGATATGAATAGAGAGCAGTCACCCTCAGTATCACCACTTCCTGTGTATTGTCTACAGACACCCTATTGTATAAATACTGGAGAGGAGCCACACCCTGCCAAGTATTGTCTTTGTGATCAACAAAGTCTGTGTGGAGGTTTTCACATGGATTCTGGTGACTCTTGAAGagctggattattattatttttttaaatagttaaattatcctatgtaataaaacctaactgtccctgcgtctgtGTGCCCATGCATTTGCACTACTGCAGATGTGCcgcacggacagccgttgggacaggagcaggactggCTAGgaggctggctgggcatgtgctCGCACGGCGGGTGTGCGCACATACACACTGACATGTGACGGCGGTGACATAGCTAGAGCCCGTTTTAAACGGCCTTGGGTCAACTAGTATTTAATAACTGCACAGCATTACTATTGTGAAGCCAAACTATTTATTTCAGCGCCTTATGGTACTTCAAATATTCATTTCCACCACCATATCACCCTTCAGAGTGCAGGTTTACCAATTGCCAGCcagacccagattataaggtcttTGCGTTTATTAAGCGCTTATTAAGTGCatagaccttataatctgggtctgaCTGGCAATTGGTAAGCCTGCACTCTGAAGAGTGGTGGAAATGAATATTTGAAgtaccataaggcactgaagtTTTTGTGGATataagtatatggaggctatctGAGGACTTTTTGCTTCTGGGCAGCCTATGTGACTTTATCTTCTTTGCGGATATAATATTgtacatatatttatttattgattgatcgtatttataaagtgccaacatattacgcagctacTAAACTGAATATAATGTCTTCTCTCTATGGACAGAGGAACAATTGTATGTAAAGGGGTTACACCGCTCCTATCCCATCATCATGAGCTATAAAATAATAAACATATAGAAGCTCCTTGGAGATCCATTATCAGAGCAGAGTTGCTGAAAGCCAACAGGAGAGGCATACAGAGGAACATTGAGGATGTCCATGCTGGTGGTATTATCTTCATTCATGAAGACTGATGAGGTTTGCAGTGTGTGTTCCCTGTAACAGGGACGCAATGGTAAAGCCGTGTCACACATTATCAACCAGTTGTGTCGTATAGTCAAAAATTCTGCTTCGCTGTCACTGGTCACATGCCCGTTTTGTGATAATGCAGTGCCTTATGATGCCACACGCAGTAACACCACAACTGTAAACCTTCCATAGGTGGCACAATGCAGTGCAGCAAAAACAACGTACAAAACTGCTGTTATGCCGCACCACAAAACACCACTGTACATGTAGTCTTACTGAGGACAAAGCCATTCTAATTTTGAACATAATTTTTAAAATGCAGATAACAAAAGGAGCTCACCAATGCTCCCCATTCACATTAACCGCTCAATCCAGCAAACTATCAACCCCTTCCCTATCAGACGTCCAGGGCTGTAGTGACCGAGTCTGCAGCTTGTTCAGCTCATagtaacgataaataccattgtaaaagACGGGAAATAAAAAGATATTAATATTAAAAATCATTATGTAATTTAAAAATACAtcataacccaaccctactctcacacagaaccctcccctagtggCGCTTACCCTAACCACTTCTCctcgtggtgtctaaccctaaccactccctctggtggtgcctaaccttaacctctccctctggtggttcctaaccctaaccactccctctgatggtgcctaaccctacccaccccctctgatggtgcctaaccctaaccactccctctgcagaaacacccttttacacatagaaatgatagtatctttgataaggtaaaatctgtacatacaaataaaataatatgATACAAACTATAACGatacaagcttctaaaatgataacatacttcaaaaagtaatgttctaatgttgttgatGATATTTattgcggcgccctttttttttttttgcttttttcaccatattaacgataattgcattagagtctatggcggcgcccttttcgtccaccctcagctgcaccctttttttcctgctaccaaatCTATcaagggatatgtttattttgtatgtactcgttcatctctggttttctttaaactggCTAGATTTATTATTGACTATTAACTAATCGTATGTTACCGTGAAGAAAAAAATTATCAGCCAGGTTCTCGTTATATGTCAGTCTAGAGACAAAATCATATGCAGGGTTCATAAACTACATATTAATAAAGTGTAATAAAGTGAACatgaagaaaaaaagtaaagtaaaaactAATATCTTTCAGACTTGCAATCACTTCTATTGTATCACAGACTGCAAGGAGGCAATTCAAATGCAAATTAACCGTAGCAGTGTTTACTTTTCACAGTGTATACAAAACATGACCTGACCAATCACAGCACTTCCCAGCCTCTGCCTGCCCAAATCCCCTCCTATATAAAGGCCACCTCCTCTCTTCCTGTCTATTCATCCTCTAGTAGGAGACTTGCTGCTTTGCTGCACTTTAGCTGAAGGCTTGACCATATTTTGCTGCAGGATAAAAATGGAATCTAATTTTGAAGTGTTGGAAACCCTGGAAGGAATTATCAGCTTGGCCTCCCGAGGACTTCAGAAGAAAATTAAACTCCAGGAGAGGTTCCACATCATGAAGAGGCTCGGAGAAGGTGGATTTGGGTCAGTTCTGTTGGCGAAGGAGAAGACTACAGGTTAGTGGAATCTATCAATCTCATAATCCATACATTGCAATGGTGTTGCTTATGTCGTGCCCTCACCTTAACTACTTACACCAGTCATGTAGGGGATTTATCAGGGCCTTTTTCATTTCATCCAGTCAGTCCTGTAATACAGATAGCCCAGCCGGTATAGCCAGTTCTGCAGGCTACTAATTATTAAAATATTTGCTAAATATATCTAATTTAATACAGTTTAGATTTAACTTTTTTATATAGTTTGCATTTTGGAGTATTCAGTTACTGTTCCTCTATTCACAGTTGGGACATTTAAATATATTTCCCAGCAATTATTtacgttttttttccccatttatgCCGTAGAAGTAATTTTTGGAATTGCATTGTGAGAAttgtttttaatacatttctGTCTGTGTACTGTTTCCCAGCTATCATGgcacaaacaatttttttttaaatgttttaattccTGTGTATTCAGAATAAATATGGTTTAATAGGCCTTTACTGAAAAGCTTTCTACACAGTGTAGGCTGTTTAAAATGCACCTATGCTTATGGTCCAACCAaactttaaatcttttttttaaaggtatacATGGACTTATCTTTattagaaatgtatttttttttacttataatttttttttttgtatcaagtAAAtgcttggggcctgattcacaaagcggtgataatcaagttatcacgcctaaaagacttaagccgtgataacctttgcaccgctgagttagcaccgctttgtgctggtgatcgcgcgcaaagttaattccgcgcgcagcgcccatagggtttaatgggcacatTGCGCTGCGCgattgcgtgcgcaaaactttgcccgCGGGAATTTTGcgtgagtttcttcttatcacgtctaatctgagtttaggcgtgataaaggacttttcactggcgtgcaaacagtttgcaccgctttgtgaatcaggccctaaagatgcatacacacatgcgactatagtcgtttgaaacgatcgttccccgatagtTTCAAACgat contains:
- the LOC137544459 gene encoding serine/threonine-protein kinase SBK1-like; translated protein: MEFAFEVLKTLEGIISLASRGLQKIKLQERFHIMKRLGEGGFGAVLLAKEKTTDQKMALKMMERATTNKRKFLMEFGISAYLSSHPNIVQRYTMIFKTEEYFIFSQEVAPLGDLFDFILPDLGLTEGTVKNCMVQISDALHFMAEKEIVHMDLKPENVLVFERNCQRLKVTDFGLARIKGTTIRGQSGTIFYKAPELCQLTGNEELFVDSSIDVWALGVMMICLMTGEFPWEKATLEDPNFKSFVDWQSHSKYDDPPAPWDELSSSALSVCRNLLAIDPHHRCDTSDLWLLMEEL